In a genomic window of Hippoglossus stenolepis isolate QCI-W04-F060 chromosome 15, HSTE1.2, whole genome shotgun sequence:
- the skp1 gene encoding S-phase kinase-associated protein 1 has product MPTIKLQSSDGEIFEVDVEIAKQSVTIKTMLEDLGMDDEGDDDPVPLPNVNAAILKKVIQWCTHHKDDPPPPEDDENKEKRTDDIPVWDQEFLKVDQGTLFELILAANYLDIKGLLDVTCKTVANMIKGKTPEEIRKTFNIKNDFTEEEEAQVRKENQWCEEK; this is encoded by the exons ATGCCCACAATAAAACTACAGAGCTCTGATGGGGAAATCTTCGAGGTGGATGTGGAGATAGCCAAGCAGTCTGTCACCATCAAGACCATGTTAGAAG ATTTGGGGATggatgatgaaggagatgaTGACCCAGTTCCTCTCCCCaatgtgaacgctgccatcctGAAGAAG GTGATTCAGTGGTGCACCCATCACAAAGATGACCCTCCTCCACCCGAGGACGACGAGAACAAGGAGAAGAGGACGGATGACATTCCTGTGTGGGACCAGGAGTTCCTCAAAGTCGACCAAGGCACCTTGTTTGAACTCATCCTG GCCGCCAACTATTTGGACATTAAAGGTCTGTTAGACGTCACCTGCAAGACGGTGGCCAACATGATTAAAGGCAAAACCCCAGAGGAGATCAGGAAGACTTTCAACATCAAAAACGacttcacagaggaggaggaggctcag GTACGCAAAGAGAACCAGTGGTGTGAAGAGAAGTAA
- the crebrf gene encoding CREB3 regulatory factor isoform X2 has product MPQPSIIGMEPPFADAFQNYSFADQVLTSTDLLATSSDPDFMYEMDRDMTHRQSPCGDSMVGIGDGGKEVEGCVDQLMGLAECDTVHSTPAFEQWDSYWEDLTRYTRLASCDIWGTKEVDFLGLDDFSSPYQDEEVISRTPTLAQLNSEDSLPVCEALYPPADLTLPSPLPPLQPSQFPCHGKRPLFPGKGSGPGTARPSPSSSSRPSRSFLPDFPESSKKATRPVPSSTETMAKTQSQLSLTQNHGQAESKTQCRGAKMAAPTSHGSVFVRKAKVRVSAVDKAQPNLPSKTDFEMSDVPLPLSQPQEEEASTSASAASVGCPDAAAGSSSSLASFEKGAEGTGRREMPVGWTATVPQLVETSQAMEGTTSGLVSIADSVAGASGGVLVAEGTEKSKEEEHNYSLFLTRSRLAGRAPSQLEEDEEDEDEEEADEEEEEGDGLELDDEDHDEGFGSEHELSENEEEEEEEEEEEEEEEDEDYEADKDDDMSDTFSEPGCDMELMDDVKGLTAGVSSRKRGKRRYFWEYSEQLTPSKQERMLKPSEWDRHTLPSNLYQKNGPLHGKYMLKKSRRTDVEDLTPNPRKLLQIGTELRKLNKVISDLTPVSELPLTARPRSRKEKNKLASRACRLKKKAQYEANKVKLWGLSTEYDRLLFVINTIKEEIVVRVEDSTPRTTNMTDTLERLIKETLVASPVAGQTSEFVNKILENTGRGDPTGGLVGLRVPTSKI; this is encoded by the exons ATGCCTCAG CCCAGCATCATTGGGATGGAGCCTCCCTTTGCAGACGCATTTCAAAACTACTCATTTGCTGACCAGGTCCTGACCAGCACTGATCTGCTCGCCACCAGCTCTGACCCAGATTTCATGTACGAAATG gacagagacatgACCCACAGGCAGAGCCCCTGTGGGGACAGCATGGTGGGTATCGGCGATGGAGGAAAGGAGGTGGAGGGCTGCGTTGATCAGCTCATGGGTTTGGCCGAGTGTGACACGGTCCACAGCACCCCGGCGTTCGAACAGTGGGACTCCTACTGGGAGGACCTCACCAG ATACACACGGCTGGCCAGCTGTGACATCTGGGGGACCAAAGAGGTGGATTTCCTTGGATTGGATGACTTCTCCAGTCCCTACCAGGATGAGGAAGTGATCAGTCGAACACCGACACTGGCTCAGCTCAACAGTGAGGATTCACTGCCCGTGTGTGAGGCCCTCTACCCCCCTGCTGATCTGACCCTGCCTTCCCCTCTGCCTCCGCTTCAACCGTCCCAGTTTCCCTGTCACGGTAAGAGACCCCTGTTCCCCGGCAAAGGATCCGGCCCAGGAACTGCAAGGCCCTCCCCAAGTTCTTCATCCCGTCCTTCCCGCAGTTTTCTCCCAGACTTCCCTGAAAGTTCCAAAAAAGCCACCCGACCTGTCCCCTCCAGCACTGAGACTATGGCTAAGACCCAGAGCCAGCTCAGTCTCACCCAGAACCACGGCCAAGCTGAAAGCAAGACCCAGTGCAGAGGAGCCAAGATGGCAGCCCCCACTTCCCATGGCTCTGTCTTTGTGCGAAAGGCTAAAGTCCGTGTTAGCGCAGTGGATAAAGCTCAGCCCAACCTGCCCTCCAAGACTGATTTTGAGATGTCAGATGTGCCTCTACCTCTCTCCCAGccccaagaagaagaagcttccACTTCAGCTAGTGCCGCCTCAGTGGGATGTCCTGATGCAGCAGCCGGTAGCTCCAGCAGCCTGGCGAGCTTTGAGAAGGGTGCAGAGGGGACAGGGAGAAGAGAGATGCCTGTAGGTTGGACTGCCACTGTGCCTCAACTCGTGGAGACGAGTCAGGCCATGGAGGGCACCACCTCTGGGCTGGTGAGCATCGCCGACAGTGTGGCAGGTGCTAGCGGTGGCGTTCTGGTTGCAGAGGGGACGGAGAAGAGCAAGGAGGAGGAACACAACTACTCCCTGTTCCTGACCCGCAGCAGACTGGCCGGCAGAGCCCCCtcccagctggaggaggacgaggaagacgaggatgaggaagaagcggatgaggaggaggaggaaggcgaCGGACTGGAGCTAGATGACGAAGACCACGATGAGGGTTTTGGCAGCGAGCATGAGCTTTCTgagaatgaagaggaggaggaggaagaagaggaagaggaggaggaggaggaggatgaagattaCGAAGCAGACAAGGACGATGACATGAGTGACACCTTCTCTGAGCCAG GCTGTGACATGGAGCTGATGGATGACGTTAAAGGCCTGACAGCAGGAGTCTCCAGCCGGAAGAGAGGCAAGCGCCGCTACTTCTGGGAGTACAGTGAACAGCTCACCCCCTCGAAACAGGAACGCATGCTTAAGCCGTCTGAGTGGGACAGACACACGCTGCCTAGCAACCTGTACCAGAAGAACGGGCCTCTCCATG GAAAATACATGCTGAAGAAGTCACGTCGTACGGATGTGGAAGACCTGACTCCCAATCCACGTAAGTTGCTGCAGATCGGCACCGAGCTCCGCAAACTGAACAAGGTGATCAGCGACTTGACACCCGTGAGCGAGCTGCCGCTGACTGCACGACCCCGGTCCCGCAAGGAGAAGAACAAGCTGGCGTCCAG AGCTTGTCGTCTTAAAAAGAAAGCCCAGTATGAAGCAAACAAGGTGAAGCTCTGGGGACTCAGCACAGAATATG aTCGGCTGCTCTTCGTGATCAATACCATCAAGGAGGAGATAGTGGTGCGAGTGGAGGACTCTACTCCTCGTACAACCAACATGACTGACACCCTGGAGCGGCTCATCAAGGAGACACTTG tGGCATCCCCAGTTGCCGGGCAGACGTCAGAATTTGTCAACAAGATCTTGGAGAACACCGGACGCGGAGATCCCACTGGCGGACTGGTCGGCCTGCGAGTTCCCACTTCCAAAATCTAG
- the crebrf gene encoding CREB3 regulatory factor isoform X1 — MPQPSIIGMEPPFADAFQNYSFADQVLTSTDLLATSSDPDFMYEMDRDMTHRQSPCGDSMVGIGDGGKEVEGCVDQLMGLAECDTVHSTPAFEQWDSYWEDLTRYTRLASCDIWGTKEVDFLGLDDFSSPYQDEEVISRTPTLAQLNSEDSLPVCEALYPPADLTLPSPLPPLQPSQFPCHGKRPLFPGKGSGPGTARPSPSSSSRPSRSFLPDFPESSKKATRPVPSSTETMAKTQSQLSLTQNHGQAESKTQCRGAKMAAPTSHGSVFVRKAKVRVSAVDKAQPNLPSKTDFEMSDVPLPLSQPQEEEASTSASAASVGCPDAAAGSSSSLASFEKGAEGTGRREMPVGWTATVPQLVETSQAMEGTTSGLVSIADSVAGASGGVLVAEGTEKSKEEEHNYSLFLTRSRLAGRAPSQLEEDEEDEDEEEADEEEEEGDGLELDDEDHDEGFGSEHELSENEEEEEEEEEEEEEEEDEDYEADKDDDMSDTFSEPGSPHQSTSGCDMELMDDVKGLTAGVSSRKRGKRRYFWEYSEQLTPSKQERMLKPSEWDRHTLPSNLYQKNGPLHGKYMLKKSRRTDVEDLTPNPRKLLQIGTELRKLNKVISDLTPVSELPLTARPRSRKEKNKLASRACRLKKKAQYEANKVKLWGLSTEYDRLLFVINTIKEEIVVRVEDSTPRTTNMTDTLERLIKETLVASPVAGQTSEFVNKILENTGRGDPTGGLVGLRVPTSKI; from the exons ATGCCTCAG CCCAGCATCATTGGGATGGAGCCTCCCTTTGCAGACGCATTTCAAAACTACTCATTTGCTGACCAGGTCCTGACCAGCACTGATCTGCTCGCCACCAGCTCTGACCCAGATTTCATGTACGAAATG gacagagacatgACCCACAGGCAGAGCCCCTGTGGGGACAGCATGGTGGGTATCGGCGATGGAGGAAAGGAGGTGGAGGGCTGCGTTGATCAGCTCATGGGTTTGGCCGAGTGTGACACGGTCCACAGCACCCCGGCGTTCGAACAGTGGGACTCCTACTGGGAGGACCTCACCAG ATACACACGGCTGGCCAGCTGTGACATCTGGGGGACCAAAGAGGTGGATTTCCTTGGATTGGATGACTTCTCCAGTCCCTACCAGGATGAGGAAGTGATCAGTCGAACACCGACACTGGCTCAGCTCAACAGTGAGGATTCACTGCCCGTGTGTGAGGCCCTCTACCCCCCTGCTGATCTGACCCTGCCTTCCCCTCTGCCTCCGCTTCAACCGTCCCAGTTTCCCTGTCACGGTAAGAGACCCCTGTTCCCCGGCAAAGGATCCGGCCCAGGAACTGCAAGGCCCTCCCCAAGTTCTTCATCCCGTCCTTCCCGCAGTTTTCTCCCAGACTTCCCTGAAAGTTCCAAAAAAGCCACCCGACCTGTCCCCTCCAGCACTGAGACTATGGCTAAGACCCAGAGCCAGCTCAGTCTCACCCAGAACCACGGCCAAGCTGAAAGCAAGACCCAGTGCAGAGGAGCCAAGATGGCAGCCCCCACTTCCCATGGCTCTGTCTTTGTGCGAAAGGCTAAAGTCCGTGTTAGCGCAGTGGATAAAGCTCAGCCCAACCTGCCCTCCAAGACTGATTTTGAGATGTCAGATGTGCCTCTACCTCTCTCCCAGccccaagaagaagaagcttccACTTCAGCTAGTGCCGCCTCAGTGGGATGTCCTGATGCAGCAGCCGGTAGCTCCAGCAGCCTGGCGAGCTTTGAGAAGGGTGCAGAGGGGACAGGGAGAAGAGAGATGCCTGTAGGTTGGACTGCCACTGTGCCTCAACTCGTGGAGACGAGTCAGGCCATGGAGGGCACCACCTCTGGGCTGGTGAGCATCGCCGACAGTGTGGCAGGTGCTAGCGGTGGCGTTCTGGTTGCAGAGGGGACGGAGAAGAGCAAGGAGGAGGAACACAACTACTCCCTGTTCCTGACCCGCAGCAGACTGGCCGGCAGAGCCCCCtcccagctggaggaggacgaggaagacgaggatgaggaagaagcggatgaggaggaggaggaaggcgaCGGACTGGAGCTAGATGACGAAGACCACGATGAGGGTTTTGGCAGCGAGCATGAGCTTTCTgagaatgaagaggaggaggaggaagaagaggaagaggaggaggaggaggaggatgaagattaCGAAGCAGACAAGGACGATGACATGAGTGACACCTTCTCTGAGCCAGGTAGCCCTCATCAAAGTACATCTG GCTGTGACATGGAGCTGATGGATGACGTTAAAGGCCTGACAGCAGGAGTCTCCAGCCGGAAGAGAGGCAAGCGCCGCTACTTCTGGGAGTACAGTGAACAGCTCACCCCCTCGAAACAGGAACGCATGCTTAAGCCGTCTGAGTGGGACAGACACACGCTGCCTAGCAACCTGTACCAGAAGAACGGGCCTCTCCATG GAAAATACATGCTGAAGAAGTCACGTCGTACGGATGTGGAAGACCTGACTCCCAATCCACGTAAGTTGCTGCAGATCGGCACCGAGCTCCGCAAACTGAACAAGGTGATCAGCGACTTGACACCCGTGAGCGAGCTGCCGCTGACTGCACGACCCCGGTCCCGCAAGGAGAAGAACAAGCTGGCGTCCAG AGCTTGTCGTCTTAAAAAGAAAGCCCAGTATGAAGCAAACAAGGTGAAGCTCTGGGGACTCAGCACAGAATATG aTCGGCTGCTCTTCGTGATCAATACCATCAAGGAGGAGATAGTGGTGCGAGTGGAGGACTCTACTCCTCGTACAACCAACATGACTGACACCCTGGAGCGGCTCATCAAGGAGACACTTG tGGCATCCCCAGTTGCCGGGCAGACGTCAGAATTTGTCAACAAGATCTTGGAGAACACCGGACGCGGAGATCCCACTGGCGGACTGGTCGGCCTGCGAGTTCCCACTTCCAAAATCTAG